In the genome of Shewanella glacialimarina, one region contains:
- the mutH gene encoding DNA mismatch repair endonuclease MutH yields MPKPSPQSLTELMQRAHDMAGVSLADIAFENGITVPQDLKRDKGWVGQLIEMELGAMAGSKPEPDFIHLGVELKTIPIDHKGKPLETTYVTVAPLTDMHGLTWEQSVVFHKLQSVLWVPIEGERHIPVGQRRVGTPLLWSPSAIEMALLKQDWEEIMEKIALGKVDKITARHGEVLQLRPKAANSQTLTESIGPDGAIQLSNPRGFYLKIPFTQQILKNAFL; encoded by the coding sequence ATGCCAAAACCATCACCACAAAGCCTGACAGAACTGATGCAGCGCGCCCATGACATGGCGGGCGTATCTCTAGCCGACATTGCATTCGAAAATGGTATTACCGTGCCTCAAGACTTAAAAAGGGATAAAGGTTGGGTAGGACAATTAATAGAAATGGAACTTGGTGCCATGGCCGGTTCAAAACCTGAACCTGACTTTATCCACTTAGGGGTGGAACTGAAAACCATTCCAATTGATCATAAAGGTAAGCCACTGGAAACCACCTATGTCACTGTTGCACCACTGACTGATATGCATGGTCTCACTTGGGAGCAAAGCGTGGTGTTTCACAAGCTTCAATCTGTCCTTTGGGTTCCTATCGAAGGAGAACGTCATATTCCAGTAGGGCAAAGACGGGTTGGTACTCCGCTACTTTGGTCGCCATCAGCAATAGAAATGGCCTTACTAAAGCAAGATTGGGAAGAAATCATGGAAAAAATTGCTCTGGGAAAAGTAGACAAAATTACTGCTCGCCATGGTGAAGTGTTGCAATTACGACCTAAGGCAGCAAACAGTCAAACATTAACGGAAAGTATTGGCCCAGATGGGGCTATTCAATTATCCAATCCACGAGGATTTTATTTGAAAATCCCCTTCACCCAGCAAATCCTTAAGAATGCATTTCTGTAA
- the rppH gene encoding RNA pyrophosphohydrolase, giving the protein MIDSDGFRANVGIIICNQSGQVMWARRFGQHSWQFPQGGLDEGETAEQAMYRELYEEVGLLPEHVQILTTSRSWLRYRLPKRLIRQDSKPVCIGQKQKWFLLQLKGHDNTINLNSSGHPEFDDWRWVSYWYPVRQVVSFKRDVYRKVMKEFAIITLALQTREIHHNRRRGRNRN; this is encoded by the coding sequence GTGATTGATAGCGACGGCTTTCGCGCAAATGTGGGCATCATTATCTGTAATCAGTCTGGTCAAGTTATGTGGGCGCGACGATTTGGTCAGCATTCTTGGCAATTTCCACAGGGTGGGCTTGATGAAGGCGAAACAGCCGAACAAGCCATGTATCGCGAATTATATGAAGAAGTGGGTTTATTACCTGAACATGTTCAAATTTTGACAACTTCTCGCTCTTGGTTACGTTATCGTTTACCAAAGCGGCTAATTCGACAAGATAGTAAACCTGTGTGTATCGGACAAAAACAGAAATGGTTTTTGCTACAATTAAAAGGTCATGACAATACCATTAACTTAAATTCTTCTGGCCATCCTGAATTTGATGATTGGCGCTGGGTGAGTTATTGGTATCCTGTTAGGCAAGTGGTGTCTTTTAAGCGAGACGTATACCGGAAAGTGATGAAGGAATTTGCAATAATCACGCTAGCTTTGCAAACCAGAGAGATTCATCACAATAGGCGAAGAGGCCGCAACCGAAATTAA
- a CDS encoding Hpt domain-containing protein — MSVTPLDAILDLNTLEQYISAIGAGTLLKSVVLFEQLMPEYLGCLIKANDDGDKEALCSEAHKFKGAAGSVGLKRIQQFAQLLQHGEEAKWADEHKTWLAEIVEHAESDLQQLKLFLQAKA; from the coding sequence ATGTCCGTAACGCCGTTAGATGCAATTTTGGATTTGAACACGCTTGAGCAATACATCAGTGCAATCGGTGCTGGTACATTATTGAAAAGTGTTGTGTTGTTCGAACAATTGATGCCTGAGTATCTTGGTTGTTTGATTAAAGCTAACGATGACGGTGATAAAGAGGCCTTATGTTCTGAAGCGCATAAGTTTAAAGGTGCTGCAGGTTCTGTTGGTTTAAAGCGTATTCAACAGTTTGCTCAGCTGCTACAGCATGGCGAAGAAGCTAAGTGGGCAGATGAACACAAAACGTGGTTAGCTGAAATAGTTGAGCATGCTGAAAGTGATTTACAGCAACTTAAGTTATTTTTACAAGCTAAAGCATAA
- the oxyR gene encoding hydrogen peroxide-inducible genes transcriptional activator OxyR: protein MKSLPSLKNLYYLTNLHQEQNFNRAAKMCFVSQSTLSSGIQNLEEQLGYQLIERDHKSFMFTAIGEEVVERARNILTDVDDLVELVKNQGAPMTGEIRLGCIPTIAPFLLSRVVKLCQKDYPQLSLLLKEDTTERLLDALAKGELDLLILALPVDTSGFHSMKVGIDPFKMVMHRELSYDVVQPIDYQLMPDESIFLLQAEHCITGHAITACQLGNSAKINPFAATSLHTLVQMVDSKLGTTFLPQMAIDAGILNDTELKVIDPPGEAPYREIGLVWRQTTSRISTFRTLGLAMQQKLMPQAMNKS, encoded by the coding sequence ATGAAAAGTCTTCCGAGTTTAAAAAATCTTTATTACCTGACTAACTTACATCAAGAGCAAAATTTTAATCGTGCAGCTAAAATGTGTTTTGTCAGTCAGTCGACACTCTCTAGTGGTATTCAGAACTTAGAAGAACAGCTTGGTTATCAATTGATTGAACGTGATCACAAATCTTTTATGTTCACCGCTATTGGTGAAGAAGTCGTTGAGCGAGCTCGCAATATTCTGACCGACGTAGATGATCTGGTTGAATTGGTTAAAAACCAAGGCGCCCCGATGACAGGGGAAATACGCTTAGGCTGTATTCCGACCATTGCGCCATTTCTGTTGAGCAGAGTTGTTAAACTCTGTCAAAAAGACTATCCACAGCTGTCATTATTATTGAAAGAAGATACCACAGAGCGTTTATTAGACGCGCTAGCCAAGGGAGAATTGGATTTATTGATTCTAGCATTACCAGTGGATACGAGTGGATTTCATAGTATGAAAGTGGGTATCGATCCATTTAAAATGGTGATGCATCGAGAGCTCTCATATGATGTGGTGCAGCCAATTGATTATCAATTGATGCCTGATGAAAGTATTTTTTTACTGCAAGCTGAACACTGTATTACGGGTCATGCTATTACCGCATGTCAGTTAGGTAATAGTGCAAAAATCAATCCTTTCGCTGCGACTAGCCTTCATACTCTAGTGCAGATGGTGGACAGTAAGCTGGGGACTACCTTTTTACCTCAAATGGCAATTGATGCGGGGATCTTAAATGACACCGAACTTAAAGTGATTGACCCACCTGGTGAAGCCCCATATCGTGAAATTGGTTTAGTATGGCGTCAAACAACCAGTCGGATAAGTACCTTTAGAACCCTAGGTTTGGCAATGCAGCAAAAATTAATGCCTCAAGCGATGAACAAATCTTAA
- a CDS encoding adenylate/guanylate cyclase domain-containing protein: protein MAAFVFFRYAQTPELPQWAIGNGDLATLAIFMGCVFGCLHWMSNLIADFSAISRLPYIFSVIFKGLFLLLGATTIAYITQYLNMWAIENHMVTLRQMLTAHVLYSPSFQALVIYLVVVRVGLAFIEQMALLVGPRVLLNIGLGKYHKPRYEQRLFLFLDMASSTSHAESLGDYRFSRLIQDSFSLLADTVIKNDAEIYRYMGDAVLIYWPLEEGIKEDRCLNIYFEFCSELQWQRKYFEEQYGFVPKFKAAAHCGQVVAAVVGVHKQEISFFSDVLNTLARLQDQCNPLGQRMLLSGDVAHRLEQQDSLYQLKDLGLVPLKGKQHPIEVYAVSTKQKSI, encoded by the coding sequence ATGGCTGCCTTCGTGTTCTTCCGATATGCACAAACGCCTGAATTACCGCAATGGGCTATTGGTAATGGTGATCTTGCGACTCTAGCGATCTTTATGGGCTGTGTTTTTGGATGCTTACATTGGATGTCAAATCTGATTGCCGACTTCAGTGCAATTAGTCGTTTACCTTATATTTTCTCGGTTATTTTTAAGGGATTATTTCTATTATTAGGTGCAACCACTATTGCCTATATCACCCAATACTTGAACATGTGGGCTATTGAAAATCATATGGTCACCTTAAGACAAATGCTCACCGCACATGTTCTTTATAGCCCTTCTTTTCAAGCATTAGTGATTTATTTGGTCGTTGTTAGGGTTGGGTTAGCCTTTATAGAACAAATGGCCTTACTGGTTGGTCCTAGGGTGTTATTGAATATTGGTCTTGGTAAATATCACAAACCCCGCTATGAACAACGCCTATTTCTATTTCTTGATATGGCTTCGTCGACCTCACATGCTGAATCATTGGGAGACTATCGATTCTCACGCTTGATCCAGGATAGTTTTAGTTTATTAGCTGATACTGTGATCAAAAATGATGCAGAAATCTACCGATACATGGGAGATGCTGTGCTTATTTACTGGCCACTTGAAGAAGGCATAAAGGAAGATCGTTGTTTAAATATCTACTTTGAATTTTGTAGTGAACTGCAATGGCAAAGAAAGTATTTTGAGGAACAATATGGTTTTGTGCCTAAATTCAAAGCTGCAGCCCATTGCGGTCAAGTCGTCGCTGCGGTTGTCGGCGTACACAAACAAGAGATTAGTTTCTTTAGTGATGTGTTAAACACACTGGCTAGACTGCAAGATCAATGTAACCCATTAGGACAAAGAATGCTGCTGTCAGGAGACGTTGCTCACCGCTTAGAGCAACAGGACAGCCTCTATCAACTTAAAGATTTAGGTTTAGTCCCACTCAAAGGCAAACAACACCCTATTGAAGTCTATGCAGTCAGTACCAAACAAAAATCTATATGA